A genome region from Neptunomonas japonica JAMM 1380 includes the following:
- the zapE gene encoding cell division protein ZapE: MLSPLDRYHKQLEQQGYVADVAQQQAIEQLDLLYRQLQQPASAWKGKLYSPKAPIKGLYLWGDVGRGKTFLMDIFYESLPDERKLRLHFHRFMARIHKELNAESGHADPLKLIAKRLAKECKVLCFDEFFVSDIGDAMILGRLFTALFENGLTLVTTSNIPIERLYWNGLQRQRFEPAIQLLLKHTQAIHLNGEEDHRLRHLQHQQTYFLSSDAQFKTLFQQLALPLAKQVAASPITQERCPEGAQSSQLLLVCKRPIDVIALSSHVVWFNFDALCNGPRSQLDYIELASRFSSILVSDIPLLGGECRGWIKARGTEDGSFETTETGERKLSYARQDDPARRFISLVDELYDRRVNLYLSADVPLEYLYSGGSLSFEFKRTHSRLVEMQSSEYIGSEHQSV; encoded by the coding sequence ATGCTATCACCTCTTGATCGCTATCATAAGCAACTCGAACAGCAAGGTTATGTAGCTGACGTAGCGCAACAGCAAGCCATTGAACAGTTAGATCTTCTTTATAGACAGCTACAGCAGCCAGCATCCGCTTGGAAAGGAAAACTGTACTCTCCAAAAGCGCCTATTAAAGGGCTGTATCTTTGGGGGGATGTAGGCCGTGGTAAGACTTTTTTGATGGATATTTTTTATGAAAGCTTGCCTGATGAACGTAAATTACGTTTGCACTTTCACCGTTTTATGGCACGTATACATAAAGAGCTAAATGCCGAGTCAGGGCATGCTGATCCTTTAAAGTTAATCGCTAAGCGTTTAGCGAAAGAATGCAAAGTACTCTGCTTTGATGAATTTTTTGTCTCCGATATTGGAGATGCAATGATCCTTGGGCGGTTGTTTACAGCCCTTTTTGAAAACGGATTAACCTTAGTTACTACATCAAATATTCCTATCGAGCGTTTGTACTGGAATGGTTTGCAGCGGCAACGATTTGAGCCTGCCATTCAATTGTTGCTAAAGCATACTCAAGCGATTCACTTAAATGGAGAGGAAGATCATCGTCTTCGCCATTTACAGCACCAGCAGACCTATTTTTTGTCATCAGATGCTCAATTTAAAACCTTGTTCCAGCAATTAGCTCTGCCGCTAGCAAAACAAGTAGCTGCATCACCGATTACTCAAGAGCGTTGTCCGGAAGGTGCTCAATCTTCACAGCTACTATTAGTATGTAAGAGGCCGATAGATGTGATCGCGTTAAGCTCTCATGTTGTGTGGTTTAACTTTGATGCGCTCTGTAATGGCCCACGTTCACAGCTGGATTACATCGAGTTGGCGAGTCGTTTTAGTAGTATTTTGGTGAGTGATATTCCTCTTTTAGGAGGAGAGTGTCGTGGTTGGATTAAGGCGCGTGGTACTGAAGATGGAAGCTTTGAGACAACCGAAACCGGTGAGCGGAAGCTCTCTTATGCTCGCCAAGATGATCCCGCTAGACGTTTTATTAGCCTTGTAGATGAGCTTTATGATCGTCGAGTAAATCTGTATCTATCTGCAGATGTGCCGTTGGAATACCTCTATAGCGGTGGGTCACTTAGCTTTGAATTTAAGCGCACGCATAGCCGTTTGGTTGAAATGCAGTCCAGCGAATACATAGGTTCTGAGCATCAAAGCGTTTGA
- a CDS encoding aldehyde dehydrogenase family protein: MRDLQKFYIDGQWLEPQGQATLSVINPATEEAIANIRLGNHDDVDIAVAAAHKAFPDYSQTSREERIALLENIITVYKKHSDALAEAITSEMGAPDQLARKAQVAAGLGHFFVALKVLKDYQFSEMVGTTNVVKEPIGVCALITPWNWPLNQIACKVAPALATGCTMVLKPSEVAPLSAHIFADIMNEAGVPAGVFNLVDGDGVGVGTALTHHADVDMVSFTGSTRAGTLVSKAAAETVKRVSLELGGKSANIILDDADLDKAVSRGVKSVMSNSGQSCNALTRMLVPADKLDETIEIARRTGASIIAGDPNDSATTIGPVVSDIQWGKIQDLIGKGVAEGAQLVCGGVGKPEGLERGYYVKPTIFSHVTNDMTIAREEVFGPVLSIIAYQDEDEAVAIANDSPYGLSGSVWSADAARARSVAARLRTGMVHINGATADSKAPFGGYKQSGIGREWGAYGLEEFLETKALFGYEAASK, from the coding sequence ATGCGTGATTTACAGAAATTCTACATTGATGGTCAATGGCTTGAGCCGCAGGGCCAAGCAACGTTATCGGTTATTAACCCCGCGACAGAAGAAGCTATTGCGAATATTAGGCTAGGTAATCACGATGATGTAGATATCGCGGTCGCTGCTGCTCACAAAGCCTTTCCCGACTATAGCCAGACCAGCCGAGAAGAACGCATCGCGCTATTAGAGAATATTATCACTGTGTATAAAAAGCATAGTGATGCATTGGCTGAAGCGATTACCAGTGAAATGGGTGCTCCAGATCAATTAGCGCGCAAAGCGCAAGTGGCTGCTGGATTAGGGCACTTCTTTGTTGCTTTGAAAGTGCTTAAAGATTATCAATTCAGCGAAATGGTTGGCACTACCAATGTAGTCAAAGAGCCTATTGGTGTGTGTGCATTAATCACGCCGTGGAATTGGCCGTTAAACCAGATCGCTTGTAAAGTTGCACCTGCATTAGCAACAGGGTGCACAATGGTGTTAAAGCCGAGCGAAGTCGCCCCACTATCGGCTCATATTTTTGCAGATATTATGAATGAAGCAGGTGTGCCTGCGGGCGTTTTTAACCTAGTCGATGGTGATGGCGTCGGTGTGGGAACAGCTCTCACTCATCACGCTGATGTCGATATGGTCTCTTTTACGGGTTCAACACGAGCCGGTACCTTGGTATCAAAAGCAGCAGCCGAAACAGTTAAGCGAGTATCGTTAGAGCTAGGTGGCAAGTCAGCCAATATTATTCTTGATGATGCTGATTTAGATAAAGCCGTTAGCCGTGGTGTAAAAAGCGTTATGAGTAACAGCGGGCAGTCCTGTAATGCCTTAACACGTATGCTAGTTCCAGCGGATAAGCTGGATGAAACTATAGAGATTGCCCGCCGTACGGGGGCATCAATCATTGCTGGTGATCCAAACGATAGCGCAACAACAATAGGCCCTGTTGTAAGCGATATTCAATGGGGCAAGATTCAAGACTTGATTGGTAAAGGTGTTGCTGAGGGTGCGCAGCTAGTATGCGGTGGCGTAGGTAAGCCAGAAGGTTTAGAGCGTGGTTATTATGTAAAACCGACTATTTTTTCTCATGTAACCAATGATATGACGATTGCTCGTGAAGAGGTGTTTGGGCCAGTTTTGAGTATTATTGCTTATCAAGATGAGGATGAAGCTGTCGCTATCGCTAATGATTCACCATATGGTTTATCAGGTAGTGTTTGGTCTGCAGATGCAGCCAGAGCTCGCTCCGTTGCTGCTCGCTTACGAACAGGAATGGTGCATATTAATGGCGCAACGGCTGACTCTAAAGCGCCCTTTGGCGGTTATAAGCAGTCGGGTATTGGTCGTGAGTGGGGGGCTTATGGCTTAGAAGAGTTCCTCGAAACCAAAGCACTGTTTGGCTATGAGGCAGCCTCTAAATAA